The proteins below are encoded in one region of Brachyspira intermedia PWS/A:
- a CDS encoding methyl-accepting chemotaxis protein, producing the protein MKTFIKHINNLMFKFLFPFSAFLFTVYIVILLIYEPIYKENFMKDNINFMHNVESDISNWLLYFNSKIEVIKSYNTAPISKEDMLIAFGEILKDPGMVDLYFANDIPFKDGGSFINLLEASLPPDYDQTTREWFQGALKTTNFYVSAPYIAATTGEVVVTFAKAVYTNNALKGVIGMDISLKNLETISDKYGNENNATINIVTDKGIYLNHKDKNYLLSEQNTLSKNNLFSKYINDVTGKEIFYNLDNKNWIISMKIPSVSWICTSYGDNTKLNKSLAFFKILLLIIILLLILLETILVMVIARPISNSLNLVALNMSKMAEGNFHIKFDDKYNKKKDEMGRVVNSINDMQSHISEVISNFKQEINNINSDAATISNGSIHLSDRTSSQAASLEELASSIEALSNSLRDTSINSSKAKEVSTKAAEATKNGVEASNRTLKDMQDISEASKKISDITKMIQSIAFQTNILALNAAVEAARAGEQGRGFAVVASEIRTLAQNVNDAANEITNITSDTINKINVGNEAVELSAKLLGDIEAFVFEVSEDLSNITNAIIEEDDNITQIKMAVNSLNDITQENSYMAQESANLSKNVSEKTEAMVKDLEYFSLE; encoded by the coding sequence ATGAAAACTTTCATAAAACATATTAATAACTTGATGTTTAAATTTTTATTTCCATTTTCAGCTTTCTTATTTACAGTGTATATAGTTATATTATTAATATATGAACCTATATACAAAGAAAATTTTATGAAAGACAATATCAATTTTATGCATAATGTTGAGTCTGATATATCAAATTGGTTATTGTATTTTAATTCAAAGATAGAAGTTATAAAATCATACAATACAGCTCCAATATCAAAAGAAGATATGTTAATAGCATTTGGTGAAATATTAAAAGATCCGGGAATGGTGGATTTATATTTTGCCAATGATATACCTTTCAAAGACGGAGGTTCATTCATAAACCTTTTAGAAGCAAGTTTGCCTCCTGATTATGATCAAACTACAAGAGAATGGTTTCAGGGAGCATTAAAAACTACAAATTTCTATGTAAGTGCTCCATATATAGCAGCAACTACCGGAGAAGTAGTTGTTACATTTGCAAAGGCTGTTTATACTAATAATGCTTTAAAAGGTGTTATAGGTATGGACATATCTTTAAAAAATTTAGAAACAATATCTGATAAATACGGCAATGAAAATAATGCTACTATTAATATTGTTACAGATAAAGGAATATACTTGAATCATAAGGATAAAAATTATTTGCTTAGCGAACAAAATACATTATCAAAAAATAATTTATTTTCAAAATATATCAATGATGTTACAGGAAAAGAAATTTTTTATAATTTGGACAATAAGAATTGGATAATAAGCATGAAAATTCCTTCTGTATCATGGATATGTACAAGTTATGGAGATAATACAAAACTAAATAAATCATTAGCATTTTTTAAAATTTTATTATTAATAATTATATTGCTGCTAATACTTTTAGAAACTATATTGGTTATGGTAATAGCAAGGCCTATATCAAACAGTTTAAATTTAGTTGCATTGAATATGAGTAAGATGGCGGAAGGTAATTTCCATATAAAATTTGATGATAAATACAATAAAAAGAAAGATGAAATGGGAAGAGTTGTTAATTCTATAAATGATATGCAATCTCATATATCCGAAGTTATATCCAATTTTAAACAAGAAATCAATAATATAAACAGCGATGCTGCTACAATATCAAATGGAAGCATACATCTATCTGACAGAACTTCATCACAAGCAGCATCTTTAGAAGAATTAGCAAGTTCTATAGAGGCATTGTCAAATTCTTTGAGAGACACTTCTATAAACTCATCAAAGGCTAAAGAAGTAAGTACTAAAGCTGCCGAAGCTACAAAAAACGGCGTAGAAGCATCTAACAGAACATTAAAAGATATGCAGGATATTTCTGAAGCTAGTAAAAAAATATCTGATATAACAAAGATGATACAATCCATAGCATTTCAAACTAATATATTGGCTTTAAATGCAGCGGTAGAAGCGGCAAGAGCTGGAGAACAAGGAAGAGGATTCGCAGTTGTTGCTTCCGAAATAAGAACATTAGCACAAAATGTTAATGATGCTGCAAATGAAATAACTAATATCACATCAGATACTATAAATAAAATAAATGTAGGAAATGAGGCTGTAGAATTATCTGCTAAACTATTAGGCGATATAGAAGCTTTTGTATTTGAAGTATCTGAAGATTTATCTAATATAACAAATGCTATAATAGAAGAAGATGACAATATCACTCAAATAAAAATGGCAGTTAACTCTTTAAATGATATTACTCAAGAGAATTCTTATATGGCTCAGGAAAGTGCTAATCTCAGTAAAAATGTATCAGAAAAAACAGAGGCGATGGTAAAAGATTTAGAATATTTTTCATTAGAATAA
- a CDS encoding leucine-rich repeat domain-containing protein: MIKKSLLILISLFILLSCAEHVAAPELYSIDVSLPYEELKQEIKENLKFYFEKEGSYKVVLTGTPSIKYDRTNSVAEALKNALIEMDIKDITIDIDIRYINYINGTLTERMFSPEIGNYISVFYNFIFPENRITTIGNRAFEINYSIKEIVIPDSVTKIDFAAFGGCHRLEKITLGKGIKRLDGEPFWPSDNLNEIDTSRCSSLEYIGRRICCQLPALTEFAIPASVKEIDRFAFYDCPNLTTIIYYGDSPNNIKFLDKNIFDNCPVKNLIVPNAINPDDDAWKTFGNANFTYVGREKPKQ, encoded by the coding sequence ATGATTAAAAAAAGTTTATTAATATTAATATCATTATTTATATTGCTGTCATGTGCTGAGCATGTTGCAGCTCCAGAATTATATAGTATAGATGTAAGTTTACCATATGAAGAATTAAAGCAGGAAATAAAAGAAAACTTAAAATTTTATTTTGAGAAAGAAGGTTCATATAAAGTAGTATTGACTGGAACTCCTTCTATAAAATATGATAGGACTAATTCTGTGGCAGAAGCATTAAAAAATGCTTTAATTGAAATGGATATTAAGGATATAACTATAGATATTGATATTAGATATATCAATTATATAAATGGAACTTTAACAGAAAGGATGTTTTCGCCCGAGATAGGTAATTACATTTCAGTATTCTATAATTTTATATTCCCGGAAAACAGAATAACAACTATAGGAAACCGTGCATTCGAGATTAATTATAGTATAAAAGAAATAGTAATACCAGATTCTGTAACAAAAATAGATTTTGCTGCTTTTGGTGGTTGTCATAGGTTAGAAAAAATTACTTTAGGTAAGGGGATTAAACGTCTTGATGGCGAGCCATTTTGGCCTTCCGATAACCTAAATGAAATTGATACATCTCGTTGTTCTTCATTGGAATATATAGGAAGAAGGATATGTTGTCAATTACCGGCACTAACAGAATTTGCTATACCTGCTTCTGTAAAAGAAATAGATAGGTTTGCATTTTATGACTGTCCTAATTTAACAACTATAATTTATTATGGTGATTCTCCAAATAATATAAAATTTCTAGATAAAAATATTTTTGATAATTGCCCAGTTAAAAATTTAATAGTACCTAATGCTATAAATCCGGATGATGATGCTTGGAAAACTTTTGGTAACGCTAATTTTACTTATGTAGGAAGAGAAAAACCAAAACAATGA
- the groL gene encoding chaperonin GroEL (60 kDa chaperone family; promotes refolding of misfolded polypeptides especially under stressful conditions; forms two stacked rings of heptamers to form a barrel-shaped 14mer; ends can be capped by GroES; misfolded proteins enter the barrel where they are refolded when GroES binds) produces MAAKQLLFDEEARRALMRGVDALANAVKVTLGPRGRNVVIDKKFGPPTIINDGVTIAKEIELEDPFENMGAQIVKEVATKTNDVAGDGTTTATVLAQAMVKEGLKNVTSGANPMLIKRGIEKAVSEIVGYIKSEAKQIKGKEEIAQVATISANNDKEIGSLISDAMEKVGKEGVITVEEAKSLETSLSLVEGMQFDRGYISPYFVTNGDSMTAELEDALLLIYDKKISNMKELLPILEKIAQTGKPFIIIAEDIENEALATLVLNKMRGVLNVCAVKAPGFGDRRKAMLEDIAILTGGQVISEDLGMKLENAAIEQLGRAKKITVDKENTTIVEGAGSKEDVKSRVATIKKQIEETDSDYDREKLQERLAKLSGGVAVINIGAATEVEMKEKKARVEDALSATRAAVEEGVIPGGGITYLHAQHKLESLTVENPDEQVGVNIVKRAIEEPIRMIATNAGLDGSVVAIEAKKQKGNMGFNALTNEWVDMLKAGIIDPAKVSRSALQNAASIASQVLTAEVIITDIPEPEKPMPPMPGGGMGGMY; encoded by the coding sequence ATGGCAGCAAAACAGCTATTATTTGATGAAGAAGCTAGACGTGCCCTTATGAGAGGTGTAGATGCTTTAGCTAATGCCGTAAAGGTAACTTTAGGACCACGTGGACGTAACGTTGTAATAGACAAAAAATTCGGTCCTCCTACTATAATAAATGATGGTGTAACTATCGCTAAAGAAATAGAATTAGAAGATCCATTTGAAAATATGGGTGCTCAAATAGTTAAAGAAGTAGCTACTAAAACTAATGATGTTGCAGGTGACGGTACTACTACTGCTACAGTTTTAGCTCAAGCTATGGTAAAAGAAGGTTTAAAAAATGTAACTAGCGGTGCTAATCCTATGCTTATTAAAAGAGGTATAGAAAAAGCTGTTAGCGAAATAGTTGGATATATCAAATCTGAAGCTAAACAAATTAAAGGTAAAGAAGAAATCGCTCAAGTTGCTACTATTTCTGCTAATAATGATAAAGAAATAGGTTCTTTAATCAGCGATGCTATGGAAAAAGTTGGTAAAGAAGGCGTTATCACTGTTGAAGAAGCTAAATCTTTAGAAACTAGCCTTTCTTTAGTTGAAGGTATGCAATTCGACAGAGGTTATATTTCTCCATATTTCGTAACTAATGGCGACAGTATGACTGCTGAATTAGAAGATGCTTTACTTCTTATATATGACAAAAAAATCTCTAATATGAAAGAACTTCTTCCTATACTTGAGAAAATTGCTCAAACAGGAAAACCTTTCATTATTATTGCTGAAGATATTGAAAATGAAGCTTTAGCTACTTTAGTATTAAACAAAATGAGAGGAGTATTAAATGTATGTGCAGTTAAAGCTCCTGGTTTTGGTGATAGAAGAAAAGCTATGTTAGAAGATATAGCTATTTTAACTGGCGGACAAGTTATCAGCGAAGATTTAGGTATGAAACTTGAAAATGCTGCTATCGAACAATTAGGTAGAGCTAAAAAAATCACTGTAGATAAAGAAAATACTACTATTGTTGAAGGTGCTGGAAGCAAAGAAGATGTTAAAAGCAGAGTAGCTACTATTAAAAAACAAATAGAAGAAACTGACAGCGATTATGACAGAGAAAAATTACAAGAAAGATTAGCTAAACTTTCTGGCGGTGTTGCTGTTATCAATATAGGTGCTGCTACTGAAGTAGAAATGAAAGAGAAAAAAGCTAGAGTAGAAGATGCTTTATCTGCTACTAGAGCTGCTGTTGAAGAAGGAGTAATTCCTGGCGGCGGTATCACTTACTTACATGCTCAGCATAAATTAGAATCTTTAACTGTAGAAAACCCTGATGAACAAGTTGGTGTTAATATAGTTAAAAGAGCTATAGAAGAGCCTATCAGAATGATCGCTACAAATGCTGGTTTAGACGGTTCTGTTGTTGCTATTGAAGCTAAAAAACAAAAAGGCAATATGGGTTTCAATGCTCTTACTAATGAATGGGTTGATATGTTAAAAGCTGGTATTATTGATCCTGCTAAAGTTTCAAGAAGTGCTTTACAAAATGCTGCTTCTATTGCTAGCCAAGTATTAACTGCTGAAGTTATTATTACAGATATACCTGAACCTGAAAAACCAATGCCTCCAATGCCTGGCGGCGGAATGGGCGGTATGTATTAA
- the rpsU gene encoding 30S ribosomal protein S21, whose amino-acid sequence MSELVRVFANEGEPVESVIKRFRRACENEGILQDLKEKQFYKKPSLEKKLQREKALKRMKRKIKKERRLGLL is encoded by the coding sequence GTGAGTGAATTGGTAAGAGTATTCGCTAATGAAGGCGAACCAGTAGAAAGCGTTATTAAAAGATTCCGCAGAGCTTGTGAAAATGAAGGTATTTTACAGGATCTTAAAGAAAAACAATTCTATAAAAAACCTTCTCTTGAGAAAAAACTTCAAAGAGAAAAAGCTCTTAAGAGAATGAAAAGAAAAATCAAAAAAGAACGCAGACTTGGTTTGTTATAA
- a CDS encoding TetR/AcrR family transcriptional regulator, which yields MTPREQIVNAGKRLFKKYGFKKASMSDIALMVHKSKSSIYHYFKSKEEIFFAIAENEANDLKKELYEAIKKEDTAEAKLRAYILTRQKGYIKLANLYEALHSEIFEDFTLIEHMRAQYHKEEYNTIKMILRSGVKKGLFNIDLRLATEAILAIIKGFELEWAKNKNSELYEKDLDTIINIIFYGIVKRD from the coding sequence ATGACTCCTCGTGAACAGATAGTAAATGCTGGAAAAAGATTATTCAAAAAATACGGATTCAAAAAAGCATCTATGAGCGATATAGCATTGATGGTGCATAAATCTAAAAGCAGTATTTATCATTATTTTAAAAGTAAAGAAGAAATATTTTTTGCAATAGCCGAAAATGAAGCTAATGATTTAAAAAAAGAGTTATACGAGGCAATAAAAAAAGAAGATACCGCAGAAGCAAAATTAAGAGCATATATTCTAACAAGACAAAAAGGTTATATAAAACTTGCCAATCTTTACGAAGCACTTCATAGTGAAATATTCGAGGACTTTACCCTTATAGAGCATATGAGAGCACAATATCATAAAGAAGAATACAATACTATAAAAATGATATTGAGAAGCGGAGTAAAAAAGGGTTTATTCAATATAGATTTAAGACTTGCCACTGAAGCTATTCTTGCAATAATAAAAGGTTTTGAATTGGAATGGGCTAAAAATAAAAATTCAGAGCTTTATGAAAAAGATTTAGACACCATTATAAATATTATTTTCTATGGAATCGTTAAAAGAGATTAA
- a CDS encoding ComEC/Rec2 family competence protein: MESLKEIKNYNKFFFLYPLTYIIYITLSFAIGIAVAFKNNSFLNISIIISFILIVLSIILALKNKLNISIMILIFSCLFIGYSYTVIRYYDILKNPLSNFDRPIEAYNAKILSYDGVVGFRERYIAYVDKVYDGTNWYNYAGNIRIYNDSLKTLFINDEITVSSKINLYKNILTNNDIYNSKIIIEVLADRMLYGVASIYRYNNFVIQKNGFSIVNYINAHSIKIRNMIKKSLGSNMEAIPYSIAQGIMIGDKNIIPYHIRQYFIDSGISHILSISGLHISMILSILFLILSFFPINFYKRILISTIITIIIYPPITLFSVSIIRASIMAFCLLISYYFDRNRNSINALFLSGLIILLLNPNSIKDISFQFSFLATLGIIIYYPIFNFYIIKKINNINTNNKITNLIKNISIKLLAFLSISIFALIAVLPLSIHHFSILNITSLISNIFAVPISFIILSSSILTIITYQIYAPLSIFPSKTAKFFSSVLIELANKFSNLNFLKYELSLNLYSAVFITFIIVFIGIIIRVKINKSNSSS, encoded by the coding sequence ATGGAATCGTTAAAAGAGATTAAAAATTATAATAAATTCTTTTTTCTATATCCTCTCACATATATAATATACATTACATTATCATTTGCAATTGGTATAGCAGTCGCATTTAAAAATAACAGCTTTCTTAATATTTCAATTATAATTTCTTTTATACTTATAGTTTTATCAATAATATTGGCATTAAAAAATAAATTAAATATTTCTATAATGATACTTATATTTTCATGCTTATTCATTGGATATAGTTATACAGTTATTAGATATTATGACATATTAAAAAATCCGCTTAGTAATTTTGACAGACCAATAGAAGCATACAATGCAAAAATATTATCCTATGACGGAGTTGTCGGTTTTAGAGAAAGATACATTGCTTATGTAGATAAAGTTTATGACGGCACTAATTGGTATAATTATGCTGGAAATATAAGAATTTACAATGATTCATTAAAAACATTATTCATTAATGATGAAATAACAGTATCTTCAAAAATAAATTTATACAAAAACATATTAACTAATAATGATATTTATAATTCTAAAATAATAATAGAAGTTCTAGCAGACAGAATGCTTTATGGTGTTGCTAGCATATACAGATATAATAATTTTGTAATTCAAAAAAACGGATTTTCTATTGTTAATTATATAAATGCTCATTCCATAAAAATAAGAAACATGATAAAAAAATCATTAGGCTCAAATATGGAAGCTATACCCTACTCTATAGCACAGGGAATAATGATTGGAGATAAAAACATAATACCATATCATATAAGACAATACTTTATAGATTCTGGAATATCTCATATACTTTCTATATCAGGTCTTCATATTTCGATGATACTTTCAATTTTATTTTTAATATTATCTTTCTTTCCTATAAACTTTTATAAAAGAATATTAATATCAACGATCATAACCATAATAATATATCCGCCTATAACATTGTTTTCAGTTTCTATAATAAGAGCAAGTATAATGGCATTTTGTCTGCTTATATCATATTATTTTGATAGAAATAGAAATTCTATTAATGCATTATTTTTATCAGGATTAATTATACTGCTTTTAAATCCAAACTCTATTAAAGATATAAGTTTTCAATTTTCATTTTTAGCAACTTTAGGAATAATTATTTATTATCCTATATTCAATTTTTATATAATTAAAAAGATAAATAATATAAATACGAATAATAAAATTACAAACTTGATAAAAAATATTTCTATAAAACTATTAGCATTTTTATCTATAAGCATATTTGCACTTATTGCTGTTCTTCCATTAAGCATACATCATTTTTCAATATTAAATATTACTTCTTTGATATCCAATATATTTGCTGTGCCTATATCATTTATAATACTTTCATCATCAATATTAACGATAATCACATATCAAATATATGCTCCATTATCAATTTTCCCTTCAAAAACAGCAAAATTTTTTTCTAGTGTTTTAATAGAATTGGCAAATAAATTCAGTAATTTAAATTTTCTTAAATATGAATTAAGCCTAAATTTATATTCTGCAGTATTTATAACGTTTATAATAGTATTTATAGGTATTATAATAAGAGTAAAAATTAATAAATCAAATTCCTCTTCATAA
- a CDS encoding 3-deoxy-D-manno-octulosonic acid transferase codes for MQKFLMSVYTIFGYIFYPIIFIAFSIMMIFNKPIRKGALSRLGFIYPKENNKNAVWIHAVSVGEIVAVKEIIFTLIDKGYTIYLSTTTVGGYDIAKKNYGDKVELFYLTLDYPHMINKLINLISPEYVMIAEIEIWPTLIYSLHKKLIPLYMINGRIGKKEIKGYKNFKFFFKPYFNMYTKILAQSNIDKENMIYIGMPESLITVTGNLKYDITYHVDEKKIDDLENMIPVNKFVITAGSTHAGEEELILKAINDLGIKDKVYIVIVPRDINRGEDIQKLANKLDYEMPLYTDYDKTSEDGIIINTIGELLNWYKLSDLVIMGGTFMGTMGGHNILEAIYFKKPVIVGKYMYNFIEIYEYMKEAVLTCDDKVKLADTIKEAYQNEELRNNLADKAYNLLIQNNGASKRTIDIINKYQGIV; via the coding sequence ATGCAGAAATTTTTGATGTCTGTATATACAATATTCGGATATATTTTTTATCCTATAATATTTATAGCTTTTTCCATTATGATGATATTTAATAAACCTATAAGAAAAGGCGCTTTATCAAGATTAGGTTTCATATATCCTAAAGAAAACAATAAAAATGCTGTATGGATACATGCTGTAAGTGTAGGAGAAATAGTAGCGGTTAAAGAAATAATATTTACTTTGATAGATAAAGGATATACAATTTACTTGTCTACTACTACAGTTGGCGGTTATGACATAGCTAAAAAGAATTATGGCGATAAAGTAGAACTATTTTATCTTACTTTAGATTATCCGCATATGATTAATAAACTGATAAATTTAATTTCTCCTGAATATGTAATGATAGCAGAAATAGAAATATGGCCTACTCTTATATATTCGCTTCATAAAAAATTGATACCTTTATATATGATTAATGGCAGAATAGGTAAAAAAGAAATAAAAGGATATAAAAATTTTAAATTCTTTTTTAAGCCTTATTTCAATATGTATACAAAAATATTAGCTCAGAGTAATATAGATAAAGAAAATATGATATATATAGGAATGCCTGAATCTCTTATCACTGTTACAGGAAATTTAAAATACGATATAACTTATCATGTAGATGAAAAAAAGATAGATGACTTAGAAAATATGATTCCTGTAAATAAATTTGTTATAACAGCAGGAAGTACGCATGCAGGGGAAGAAGAACTCATATTAAAAGCTATAAATGATCTTGGAATTAAAGATAAAGTATATATAGTTATAGTACCAAGGGACATAAACAGAGGTGAAGATATACAAAAACTAGCTAATAAATTAGATTATGAAATGCCTCTTTATACAGATTATGATAAAACATCTGAAGACGGAATAATAATAAATACAATAGGTGAATTATTGAATTGGTATAAGCTTTCTGACTTAGTTATAATGGGTGGTACTTTTATGGGAACTATGGGCGGACATAATATATTAGAAGCTATTTATTTTAAAAAGCCTGTTATAGTTGGAAAGTATATGTATAATTTTATTGAAATATATGAATATATGAAAGAAGCTGTACTCACTTGTGATGATAAAGTAAAATTAGCCGATACAATAAAAGAAGCATATCAAAATGAAGAGCTTAGAAATAATTTGGCAGATAAAGCATATAATTTATTAATACAAAACAATGGTGCTTCCAAAAGAACTATAGATATCATAAATAAATACCAAGGTATAGTATAA
- a CDS encoding bifunctional folylpolyglutamate synthase/dihydrofolate synthase yields MNNMNEALDYIYSFMGKKTLHKNSFNHMNNVKGILKILGYKQIFKVIHITGTKGKGSTTLVLSKMLSSIGYKSGAFISPHIVNERERISINEEWISEEDFINITNKLKNIIDNNEIYSNVTVFEIFTIMGLYYFFIKGVDYACIEVGIGGKLDCTNIVESDISILTSISYDHMEVLGYTIEEITTQKAGIIKPNSVVISAYQEENSIKIIENISKENNCKLYVFKRDFNSEIILNSNEKLEFNYLENNKKYSFSTVLLGEHQAENISLSFKALNILLKADNNHTEKNINKAVKSLKDFSINARLTFMHKNPDIIVDGAHNSKSLERILNTIYKWYDDVIILFAPLSQKDIKNMSEVLKQHDSLIVLSSPDNIAHKEADSYKTYKYFKDNSNVKHIPNFHEAVENLKSINKINKPVLVIGSLYAASEFISLYKNKDI; encoded by the coding sequence ATGAACAATATGAATGAAGCCTTAGACTATATATACTCATTTATGGGTAAAAAGACATTGCATAAAAATAGTTTTAATCATATGAACAATGTTAAAGGTATTTTAAAAATTTTAGGATACAAGCAGATTTTTAAAGTTATACATATAACAGGAACAAAAGGAAAAGGCTCTACTACATTGGTATTGTCAAAAATGCTTTCATCTATAGGCTATAAGTCTGGAGCTTTCATTTCTCCTCATATAGTTAATGAAAGAGAGAGAATATCTATAAATGAAGAATGGATAAGCGAAGAAGATTTTATTAATATAACAAATAAATTAAAGAATATTATAGATAATAATGAAATATATAGTAATGTAACCGTATTTGAAATATTTACAATAATGGGGCTTTATTACTTCTTTATAAAAGGCGTTGATTATGCATGTATTGAAGTTGGTATAGGAGGTAAATTGGATTGTACTAATATAGTGGAATCTGATATAAGCATACTCACATCAATATCTTATGATCATATGGAAGTGTTAGGCTATACTATAGAAGAAATAACTACTCAGAAAGCAGGAATAATAAAACCTAATTCTGTTGTAATATCAGCTTATCAGGAAGAGAATTCTATAAAAATAATAGAAAACATATCAAAAGAAAATAACTGTAAATTATATGTTTTTAAAAGAGATTTTAATTCAGAAATAATACTAAATAGCAATGAAAAATTAGAATTTAATTATTTGGAGAATAATAAAAAATATAGTTTTTCAACTGTTTTGCTTGGGGAACATCAGGCAGAAAATATATCTCTTTCTTTTAAAGCATTAAATATACTTCTTAAAGCGGATAATAATCATACAGAAAAAAATATTAATAAGGCAGTAAAGTCTTTAAAAGATTTTAGTATAAATGCAAGACTCACATTTATGCATAAAAATCCTGATATAATAGTAGATGGTGCTCATAATTCAAAATCATTAGAAAGAATACTGAACACTATATATAAATGGTATGATGATGTTATAATATTATTTGCACCTTTGAGTCAGAAAGATATAAAAAATATGTCTGAAGTATTAAAACAACATGATTCATTAATAGTACTAAGTTCACCGGACAATATAGCCCATAAAGAAGCAGACAGCTATAAAACTTATAAATATTTTAAAGATAATAGTAATGTTAAGCACATACCGAATTTTCATGAAGCAGTTGAAAATTTAAAATCAATTAATAAAATTAATAAGCCTGTACTTGTAATAGGTTCATTATATGCAGCCAGTGAATTTATAAGTTTATATAAAAATAAGGATATATAA